One Planktothrix sp. FACHB-1365 genomic window carries:
- a CDS encoding ribulose bisphosphate carboxylase small subunit, producing MAVRGLAAPPTPWSKNLAEPKIDPTAYVHSFSNIIGDVRIGAHVLVAPGTSIRADEGSPFAIGENSNIQDGVVIHGLEEGRVKGDDGQNYSVWIGKNSSITHMALIHGPAYVGDNCFIGFRSTVFNSRVGNGCIVMMHVLIEDVEIPPGKYVPSGSIITNQQQADRLPNVTDADLSFATHVIGVNQSLKAGYQCSENASCINPIRNESSGNGSGRDRSYANVGGGNLPSEIVQQIGDLLAKGYKIGTEHADARRFRTGSWKSGSPINAKSTGEVVAALEACLREHTGEYVRLLGIDSKAKRRVVEEIIQRPDGPVAAKSSNGKVSVSASAPSGSASSGSSDLGAQIGDLLAKGFKIGTEYADARRFRTGSWRSGPSISGSGVADALSKLDAIISEHPGEYVRLIGIDPKNKRRVLEEIIQRPDGKVVKTASTSAPASSSSASVAPVSSGKLGNNVTEQVRDLLAKGYKIGTEHADARRFRTGSWKSCSPIQSNNISEVMTALNGCLNEHSGEYVRLIGIDSKAKRRVLEEIIQRP from the coding sequence ATGGCAGTTCGTGGCCTAGCGGCACCTCCAACCCCTTGGTCGAAGAACTTGGCAGAGCCGAAAATCGATCCAACGGCTTATGTACATTCTTTCTCTAATATTATTGGTGACGTTCGCATTGGGGCTCATGTATTAGTCGCCCCTGGCACCTCCATTCGCGCTGATGAAGGTTCACCCTTTGCGATTGGGGAAAATAGCAATATCCAAGACGGCGTAGTGATTCATGGCTTAGAAGAAGGTCGCGTCAAAGGCGATGATGGCCAAAATTACTCCGTGTGGATTGGCAAGAATTCTTCAATTACCCACATGGCCTTAATTCATGGCCCTGCTTATGTGGGAGATAACTGTTTTATCGGGTTCCGCTCTACGGTCTTTAATTCCAGAGTTGGGAATGGTTGCATTGTGATGATGCACGTTTTAATCGAAGACGTGGAAATTCCCCCTGGAAAATACGTTCCCTCCGGTTCTATTATCACCAATCAGCAACAAGCCGATCGCTTACCCAATGTCACGGATGCCGATCTCAGCTTCGCCACTCATGTCATTGGTGTGAACCAATCTCTCAAAGCCGGTTATCAGTGTTCTGAAAACGCGTCTTGTATTAACCCCATCCGTAATGAATCCTCTGGGAATGGCAGTGGTCGCGATCGCTCCTATGCCAATGTCGGCGGTGGGAATTTACCCTCGGAAATCGTTCAGCAAATTGGGGATCTGTTAGCCAAAGGCTACAAAATTGGCACAGAACACGCCGATGCTCGTCGCTTCCGTACTGGATCTTGGAAGAGTGGATCTCCCATCAATGCGAAGAGTACCGGGGAAGTCGTGGCTGCGTTAGAAGCTTGCCTGAGAGAACACACTGGAGAATATGTCCGTTTGTTAGGCATTGATTCCAAAGCCAAACGCCGAGTGGTCGAAGAAATTATTCAACGTCCCGATGGCCCCGTTGCTGCCAAATCCAGTAATGGTAAAGTCAGCGTTTCCGCCTCAGCCCCGTCCGGTTCTGCCAGTAGTGGCAGTTCTGATTTAGGAGCACAAATTGGGGATCTGTTAGCCAAAGGCTTCAAAATTGGCACAGAATATGCCGATGCCCGTCGCTTCCGTACCGGATCTTGGCGCAGTGGCCCCAGCATTTCCGGTTCAGGAGTAGCAGACGCCCTATCTAAATTAGATGCCATCATCAGTGAGCATCCTGGGGAATATGTGCGCTTGATTGGGATTGATCCCAAAAACAAACGCCGGGTGCTCGAAGAAATTATTCAACGTCCCGATGGCAAAGTGGTTAAAACCGCTTCAACTTCAGCCCCTGCATCCAGCAGTAGCGCCAGTGTAGCCCCGGTTTCCAGTGGCAAACTCGGCAACAACGTCACCGAGCAAGTGCGGGATCTGTTAGCCAAAGGCTACAAAATTGGCACAGAACACGCTGATGCTCGTCGCTTCCGCACCGGATCTTGGAAGAGTTGCTCTCCGATTCAATCCAACAATATCTCTGAAGTCATGACCGCTTTAAACGGTTGTTTAAACGAACATAGCGGCGAGTATGTGCGGTTGATTGGGATTGACTCAAAAGCCAAACGTCGGGTACTGGAGGAAATTATCCAACGTCCCTAA
- a CDS encoding carbon dioxide concentrating mechanism protein: MNISPPQLLNPDVYVSGDVTIDPSATLAPGVILQAATDSQLRIAAGVCVGRGVIIQAYHGILEIEAGVVLGSGVLILGAGTLGENACIGSETTIFESSIAPQQVVAARSVIGDRSGELEPEQVSVPPEPPLTPSPPILSGFGELSDPLLELDSFPSEPQIISALEEKPAQPSDVLSVPAEPETAIAPSPEKSEESALVPQSPESVELSPQPLPPIIYGKEHLSQLLDTLLPHRKAFNNPQN; the protein is encoded by the coding sequence ATGAACATATCGCCACCGCAACTCCTAAACCCTGATGTTTATGTGAGTGGCGATGTCACCATCGATCCCAGTGCCACCCTTGCACCCGGGGTGATCTTACAAGCGGCAACCGATAGTCAGCTTCGGATTGCTGCGGGAGTTTGTGTGGGTCGGGGAGTGATTATTCAGGCTTATCACGGTATCCTAGAAATAGAGGCAGGTGTTGTGTTGGGGTCGGGGGTGTTAATTCTGGGGGCGGGAACCCTGGGGGAAAACGCCTGTATTGGTTCAGAAACAACGATTTTTGAGAGTTCTATTGCCCCTCAACAAGTCGTTGCTGCGAGATCTGTGATTGGCGATCGCTCTGGTGAATTAGAACCCGAACAGGTATCTGTGCCACCGGAACCTCCGCTCACCCCATCACCGCCAATCCTTTCTGGTTTTGGTGAATTGTCCGATCCTCTGTTAGAGTTAGATTCTTTTCCTTCAGAACCCCAGATTATTTCTGCTTTGGAGGAAAAACCGGCTCAACCTTCAGATGTTTTATCGGTTCCTGCTGAACCAGAAACGGCGATCGCTCCTTCCCCGGAAAAATCGGAAGAATCCGCTCTGGTTCCTCAGTCCCCAGAATCGGTGGAACTGTCACCCCAGCCACTCCCTCCGATTATTTATGGCAAGGAACACCTCAGTCAGTTATTGGATACCTTGCTTCCCCATCGCAAAGCCTTTAATAATCCCCAGAATTGA
- a CDS encoding carbon dioxide-concentrating mechanism protein, with product MDINKHNSGSSGQQVQHEFRDLALGLVSTQSFPAIVGTADMMLKSAGVHLVGYEKIGGGHCTAIVRGKISEVRLAVETGAQTAKQFGQLISTLVIPRPFPNLEIVLPISSRLSNLTSGGGSHRLSNQAVGLLETRGFPAMVGAADAMLKAADVRLMSYERIGAGLCTAIIRGPVSDVAMAVEAGMFEAERIGELNAVMVIPRPLEDLDQTLPLASCWLEQRQPLRVPINVKEQEKEVVKLPDLEKVKIPIQEEYL from the coding sequence ATGGACATAAACAAACATAATTCCGGTTCTTCTGGACAGCAAGTTCAGCACGAGTTTAGAGATCTGGCCTTGGGTTTAGTTTCCACTCAGAGTTTCCCGGCAATTGTGGGAACGGCTGATATGATGCTCAAGTCTGCCGGAGTTCATTTAGTGGGATATGAGAAAATTGGGGGGGGACATTGTACAGCCATTGTCCGGGGAAAAATTTCTGAGGTGCGGTTAGCGGTGGAAACCGGAGCGCAAACCGCGAAACAATTTGGTCAATTGATCTCTACCTTAGTCATTCCTCGACCGTTTCCCAATTTAGAAATTGTGCTTCCCATTAGTTCCCGCTTATCTAATCTCACCAGTGGGGGGGGAAGTCATCGTTTAAGTAATCAAGCGGTGGGTTTACTAGAAACACGCGGATTTCCGGCGATGGTGGGGGCCGCAGATGCCATGTTAAAAGCAGCAGATGTGCGTCTGATGTCCTATGAACGCATTGGGGCGGGGTTGTGTACGGCGATTATTCGCGGCCCGGTGTCCGATGTGGCAATGGCTGTTGAAGCGGGAATGTTTGAAGCCGAACGCATTGGCGAGTTAAACGCGGTGATGGTCATTCCGCGACCGTTGGAAGATTTGGATCAAACCTTACCCTTAGCCAGTTGTTGGCTAGAGCAACGTCAACCGTTGCGAGTTCCGATTAATGTGAAGGAACAGGAGAAAGAAGTTGTTAAACTCCCTGATTTAGAAAAAGTAAAAATTCCGATACAAGAGGAATATTTATAG
- a CDS encoding Fic/DOC family N-terminal domain-containing protein, producing MAHTSNRVITKLLKEATQSSKIEGTQTNIEEALLDQEDVPVDKRFRKSINSTRNHSRKKK from the coding sequence CTGGCACATACATCCAACAGAGTCATTACAAAACTTCTTAAAGAAGCCACCCAATCTAGCAAAATAGAAGGCACACAAACCAATATAGAAGAAGCCTTATTAGACCAAGAAGATGTACCAGTTGACAAACGATTTAGAAAATCTATCAATTCTACAAGAAATCACTCGAGGAAAAAGAAGTAA
- a CDS encoding DUF29 domain-containing protein codes for MTTIQSTTTAITSLYDQDFYLWLQTTINVLKEGKFAEVDLENLLEELESMGRSEKNALKSNLKVLLMHLLKYKYQSEKRTNSWRYTIIEHRQRLRDTFKTSPSLYRFFEDIFNESYQDARELAAGETGLSINLFPPESPFTVEEVLNPNFLPPDHNSSENIE; via the coding sequence ATGACCACTATTCAATCAACGACAACTGCAATAACATCCCTTTATGACCAGGATTTTTATCTGTGGTTACAGACAACTATCAACGTATTAAAAGAGGGAAAATTTGCCGAAGTAGATTTAGAGAACTTACTAGAGGAACTGGAAAGTATGGGGAGAAGCGAGAAAAATGCTTTAAAAAGTAATTTGAAGGTACTTTTAATGCACTTACTCAAATATAAATATCAGTCAGAAAAACGAACAAATAGTTGGCGGTACACTATTATAGAACATCGTCAACGCCTCCGAGATACCTTCAAAACCAGCCCGAGTCTATATCGTTTTTTTGAAGATATTTTTAATGAATCTTATCAAGATGCCAGAGAACTAGCCGCAGGTGAAACAGGTTTATCTATTAATCTATTTCCCCCAGAGTCTCCCTTTACTGTAGAAGAAGTTCTTAATCCTAATTTTTTACCCCCTGATCATAATTCTTCCGAAAATATTGAATAG
- a CDS encoding type II toxin-antitoxin system Phd/YefM family antitoxin, whose product MKYLNLDETDITLTAIVEEIAANPSEIVITRKGLPIARIVPYSISDAPKKNYPLRGMPIKISTDFDEPMPELWDALGE is encoded by the coding sequence ATGAAATATCTAAACCTAGATGAAACCGATATCACACTAACAGCAATTGTTGAAGAAATTGCTGCTAACCCGTCTGAAATTGTCATTACCCGCAAGGGTTTGCCAATTGCTCGGATAGTTCCCTATTCGATTTCTGATGCACCGAAAAAAAATTATCCCCTGCGGGGAATGCCAATCAAAATTTCCACCGATTTTGATGAACCGATGCCTGAGCTTTGGGATGCTTTGGGAGAATAA
- a CDS encoding tetratricopeptide repeat protein has protein sequence MDEQRMNAYVQLIQKLLQCSTEEEGQILINDNSNLLDPGLLQTIITVAEEFDDNANQNMVNFLTNLALQLGEWLGSGQQPTAIRKQTADILLQWGIKQCYMSQFMRVLDCLQHCLSIYQAIQDRRGEVGCLGVLATAYHSLGETEKAITFYEQFLAINREFKYREGEDACLGALGKAYGSLGEYERAITFYEQSLAIKREIKDRQGEADCLGVLGKAYGSLGEYERAITFYEQSLAIKREIKDRQGEADCLGVLGMAYGSLREYERAITFYEQSLAISREIKDRQGEAHCLGNLGNTYCYLGEYERAITFYEEYLVIKRGIKDRQGEADCLGNLGNTYCYLGEYERAITFHEQHLAISREIKYRQREANSLENLGSVYYHLGEYEQAITFHEQHLTISREIKDRKGEATSLGHLGNPYWSLGEYERAITFHEQSLAISREIKDRKGEAISLGSLGNTYHHLGEVEKAITFYEQHLTISREIKDREGEATSLGNLGNTYLSLGEYERAITFYEQYLAISRKIKYRQGEAISLGDLGNAYLSLGEYERAITFYEQYLAISREIKYRHGEVVSLGGLGGAYHSLGETEKAIHNYRDSLKIATPETIPPVCFIVGRNFANLGFTQGNWQLALEGYEPAMQAVEQLRKGSTTDQRRQEIIADAFSVYANAVQCYINLKQYDKAVETADRSRSRHLADLFYSKDLYPQGEIPPEVAEYYRLQEQSDRFRFSDNDGTKAFATTRQATPNGDIILEKIKELETEKQKAWLKIRSKDPVLAGQLQADPLNFQQMQTLIPDAETAILNFYTTPEHTHIFILRKNQPPQLHTCEGQGLETLQNSIFDNWLKPYKENKTAWKNQISEFLPELANRLQINQLISEHLNGIKELIIIPHLYLHQIPFAALPLNHIPIPNSNTTSDTTRGTSLNMNKTPDTSAKTPPQQPEYLSNQFRIRIVPSCQILNYCHQRDDLKPETMGIVENARGDLIFTGYECETLATLHNVKLENRLKYDQATISNYQQLPNQVQVLHSSHHASSQLDNPLESKLHLFDGDVNLGRIFTWRFANLAEVFLSCCETNLTLTQITDDPLSIAAGFLCAGARNVVSTLWAVDDLATALFCILYYQEKQDKSRSEAIRKAQFKLRNLTGDQLYANYKQQLEAYFEQQNWGENQAEMVKIQRLRLDLLCRERLPFVSPQYWAGFVSQGLA, from the coding sequence ATGGACGAACAACGCATGAACGCCTATGTGCAACTCATCCAAAAACTGCTCCAATGTTCCACCGAGGAAGAAGGGCAAATTTTAATAAATGACAATTCCAATTTACTCGACCCCGGACTTTTGCAAACGATAATCACGGTTGCTGAAGAATTTGATGATAACGCTAATCAAAATATGGTTAACTTTTTAACTAACCTAGCCTTGCAACTGGGGGAATGGCTCGGTAGTGGCCAGCAGCCAACAGCAATCAGAAAACAGACAGCCGATATTTTATTACAGTGGGGAATTAAACAGTGTTATATGAGCCAATTTATGAGGGTTTTGGACTGTTTGCAACATTGTCTTAGCATTTATCAAGCTATTCAAGACCGCCGAGGGGAAGTTGGTTGTCTGGGAGTTTTAGCCACTGCTTACCACTCTCTGGGAGAAACTGAAAAAGCCATCACTTTCTACGAACAGTTTTTAGCTATTAATCGAGAATTTAAATACCGCGAAGGGGAAGATGCTTGTCTGGGAGCTTTAGGGAAGGCTTACGGTTCTCTGGGAGAATATGAACGAGCCATCACCTTCTACGAACAGTCTTTAGCCATTAAACGGGAAATCAAAGACCGCCAAGGGGAAGCTGATTGTCTGGGAGTTTTAGGGAAGGCTTACGGTTCTCTGGGAGAATATGAACGAGCCATCACCTTCTACGAACAGTCTTTAGCCATTAAACGGGAAATCAAAGACCGCCAAGGGGAAGCTGATTGTCTGGGAGTTTTAGGGATGGCTTACGGTTCTCTGAGAGAATATGAACGAGCCATCACCTTCTACGAACAGTCTTTAGCCATTAGTCGGGAAATCAAAGACCGCCAAGGGGAAGCTCATTGTCTGGGAAATTTAGGTAATACTTACTGCTATCTGGGAGAATATGAACGAGCCATCACTTTCTACGAAGAGTATTTAGTTATTAAACGGGGAATCAAAGACCGCCAAGGGGAAGCTGATTGTCTGGGAAATTTAGGCAATACTTACTGTTATCTGGGAGAATATGAACGAGCCATCACATTCCACGAACAGCATTTAGCCATTAGTCGAGAAATCAAATACCGCCAAAGGGAAGCTAATTCTCTGGAAAATTTAGGTTCAGTTTACTACCATCTGGGAGAATATGAACAAGCCATCACATTCCACGAACAGCATTTAACCATTAGTCGGGAAATCAAAGACCGCAAAGGGGAAGCAACTTCTCTGGGACATTTAGGCAATCCTTACTGGTCTCTGGGAGAATATGAACGAGCCATCACATTCCACGAACAGTCTTTAGCCATTAGTCGGGAAATCAAAGACCGCAAAGGGGAAGCAATTTCTCTGGGAAGTTTAGGCAATACTTACCACCATCTGGGAGAAGTTGAAAAAGCCATCACTTTCTACGAACAGCATTTAACCATTAGTCGGGAAATCAAAGACCGCGAAGGGGAAGCAACTTCTCTGGGAAATTTAGGCAATACTTACCTCTCTCTGGGAGAATATGAACGAGCCATCACTTTCTACGAACAGTATTTAGCCATTAGTCGGAAAATCAAATACCGTCAAGGGGAAGCAATTTCTCTGGGAGATTTAGGCAATGCTTACCTCTCTCTGGGAGAATATGAACGAGCCATCACTTTCTACGAACAGTATTTAGCCATTAGTCGGGAAATCAAATACCGCCACGGGGAAGTAGTTTCTCTGGGAGGTTTAGGCGGTGCTTACCACTCTCTGGGAGAAACTGAAAAAGCCATTCACAACTATCGAGACTCGCTCAAAATAGCCACTCCCGAAACTATACCACCCGTATGCTTCATTGTCGGTCGCAACTTCGCCAACCTTGGTTTCACCCAAGGCAACTGGCAACTCGCCTTAGAAGGATACGAACCCGCTATGCAAGCAGTCGAACAACTCCGCAAAGGGTCAACTACCGACCAACGCCGCCAAGAAATCATTGCAGACGCCTTCTCCGTTTACGCCAACGCTGTCCAATGCTACATCAACCTCAAACAATACGATAAAGCCGTCGAAACCGCAGACCGTTCCCGTTCCCGCCACCTCGCGGACTTATTTTACAGCAAAGACCTCTACCCCCAAGGCGAAATTCCCCCAGAAGTGGCAGAATATTATCGCCTGCAAGAACAAAGCGACCGTTTTCGCTTTTCTGACAACGACGGGACAAAAGCATTCGCCACCACTCGCCAAGCAACCCCTAACGGTGACATTATTCTGGAAAAGATTAAAGAATTAGAAACCGAAAAACAAAAAGCTTGGCTGAAAATTCGCAGTAAAGACCCCGTTTTGGCGGGTCAATTGCAAGCTGACCCCCTAAATTTCCAACAGATGCAAACGTTAATTCCTGATGCAGAAACCGCTATTCTCAATTTTTATACAACTCCTGAACATACCCACATTTTCATCTTACGAAAAAATCAACCGCCCCAACTCCACACCTGCGAAGGTCAAGGACTGGAAACCTTGCAAAATTCGATATTCGATAACTGGTTAAAACCTTATAAAGAAAACAAAACCGCCTGGAAAAATCAAATAAGTGAATTTCTCCCCGAACTGGCTAACCGTTTGCAAATTAATCAACTGATTTCCGAACATCTCAACGGCATCAAAGAACTGATTATTATTCCTCATTTGTATTTACATCAGATTCCCTTTGCTGCCTTACCTTTAAATCATATTCCGATTCCCAATAGCAATACAACCTCTGACACAACTCGCGGCACTAGCCTGAATATGAACAAAACCCCTGATACCTCTGCCAAAACCCCACCCCAACAACCGGAATACCTCAGTAATCAATTCCGTATTCGTATTGTTCCCAGTTGTCAAATTCTCAATTATTGCCATCAACGAGATGACCTCAAACCTGAGACAATGGGAATTGTTGAAAATGCTAGAGGAGATCTGATTTTCACAGGTTACGAATGCGAAACTTTGGCAACTTTGCACAATGTTAAGTTAGAGAATCGCCTAAAATACGATCAAGCTACGATTAGTAATTATCAACAATTACCCAATCAAGTGCAAGTTCTCCATTCCAGCCATCACGCCAGTTCTCAACTCGATAATCCTTTAGAATCAAAACTACATTTATTCGATGGGGATGTTAACTTGGGTCGGATTTTTACTTGGAGATTTGCAAACTTAGCGGAAGTGTTTCTCTCCTGCTGCGAAACGAATTTAACCCTAACCCAAATTACGGATGATCCTCTGAGTATTGCTGCGGGTTTCCTCTGTGCCGGGGCGCGAAATGTGGTCAGTACGTTATGGGCGGTGGATGATTTAGCAACGGCTTTGTTTTGTATTTTATATTATCAGGAAAAGCAGGATAAAAGTCGTTCAGAAGCGATTCGTAAAGCCCAATTTAAGCTGCGTAACTTGACAGGAGATCAATTATATGCTAATTATAAACAGCAATTAGAGGCTTATTTTGAGCAGCAAAATTGGGGCGAAAATCAAGCAGAAATGGTTAAAATTCAACGATTACGATTAGACTTACTTTGTCGGGAACGATTGCCCTTTGTCAGTCCCCAATATTGGGCGGGTTTTGTATCTCAGGGTTTAGCGTAG
- a CDS encoding NAD+ synthase: protein MKIAIAQLNPTVGDLTANAQQILEAAENAVEAGCHLLLTTELSLTGYPPRDLLIRPSFIDATEKKLQQLAVDLPPKIAVLVGTIQQNLDYQTKGGNPIFNSAALLEKGEIKQYFKKRLLPTYDVFDEDRYFEPGLESQFFYLEETLKIGVTICEDLWNDELFWGKRNYPCNPFQDLAHLDVDLVVNLSASPYQVGKQKFRQSLISHTAKRYNIPILYANQVGGNDDLIFDGCSFAFNKNGDKILSLNPFETDFAVIEFDSKTQDLIANSSQNQDINLIENEDQEIWLALVLGVKDYVEKCGFSKVVLGLSGGIDSSLVAAIATEALGSENVLGVLMPSPYSSDHSIQDALELANYLGIQTQTLPIGNLMQTFDQTLEPMFAGTAFGLAEENLQSRIRGTLLMAVSNKFGHLLLTTGNKSEMAVGYCTLYGDMNGGLAVIADVPKTRVYSLCSWFNQYYEQDIIPHHVLVKPPSAELKPGQMDQDSLPPYEILDDILYRLVEKHQSLTEIVEAGHEEPVVKKVIKLVMIAEFKRRQAAPGLKISDRAFGTGWRMPIAKAINW, encoded by the coding sequence ATGAAAATTGCGATCGCTCAACTTAACCCGACGGTTGGAGACTTAACGGCAAATGCTCAACAAATATTAGAAGCAGCAGAAAACGCGGTTGAAGCGGGATGTCATCTGTTACTAACAACAGAATTATCCTTAACCGGATATCCCCCTAGAGATTTATTAATTCGTCCGAGTTTTATTGATGCTACAGAGAAAAAATTACAGCAATTAGCAGTAGATTTACCGCCTAAAATTGCCGTTTTAGTGGGAACAATTCAACAAAATTTAGATTATCAAACAAAAGGTGGGAACCCGATTTTTAATAGTGCTGCATTATTAGAAAAGGGTGAAATTAAACAGTATTTTAAAAAACGATTATTACCAACTTACGATGTTTTTGATGAAGATCGTTATTTTGAACCGGGGTTAGAAAGCCAGTTTTTTTATTTAGAAGAAACATTGAAAATTGGGGTAACAATTTGTGAGGATTTATGGAATGATGAATTATTCTGGGGAAAACGCAATTATCCTTGTAATCCCTTCCAAGATTTAGCTCATTTAGATGTAGATTTAGTCGTGAATTTATCGGCTTCACCTTATCAAGTGGGTAAGCAAAAATTCAGACAATCTTTAATTAGTCATACTGCAAAACGCTATAATATTCCGATTTTATATGCCAATCAAGTAGGCGGAAATGATGATTTAATTTTTGACGGGTGTAGTTTTGCGTTTAATAAAAATGGCGATAAAATTTTAAGTCTAAACCCTTTTGAGACAGATTTTGCAGTTATTGAGTTTGATTCAAAAACACAAGATTTAATTGCTAATTCTAGCCAAAATCAAGATATAAATTTAATTGAAAATGAAGATCAAGAAATTTGGTTAGCATTAGTTTTAGGGGTAAAAGATTATGTGGAGAAATGTGGATTTTCTAAGGTTGTTTTAGGGTTAAGTGGGGGAATTGATTCTTCTTTAGTGGCTGCGATCGCAACGGAAGCATTAGGCTCAGAAAACGTTTTAGGCGTGTTAATGCCATCTCCCTATAGTTCCGATCATTCCATTCAAGATGCTTTAGAATTAGCCAATTATTTAGGGATTCAAACCCAGACTTTACCTATTGGAAATTTAATGCAAACCTTTGATCAAACCCTAGAACCGATGTTTGCAGGAACCGCCTTTGGATTAGCAGAAGAAAACCTCCAATCTCGCATCCGAGGAACGTTATTAATGGCAGTTTCTAATAAATTTGGGCATTTATTATTAACCACCGGAAATAAGTCAGAAATGGCGGTGGGATATTGTACCTTATATGGGGATATGAATGGGGGATTAGCGGTGATTGCAGATGTACCGAAAACCCGTGTTTATTCCTTATGTTCTTGGTTCAATCAATATTATGAACAAGACATAATTCCCCATCATGTATTAGTGAAACCGCCGAGTGCAGAACTTAAACCCGGACAGATGGATCAAGATTCTTTACCGCCTTATGAAATTTTAGATGATATTTTATATCGTTTAGTTGAAAAACATCAATCCTTAACTGAAATTGTGGAAGCAGGACATGAAGAACCCGTCGTTAAAAAAGTGATTAAATTAGTCATGATTGCTGAATTTAAACGTCGTCAAGCTGCACCCGGATTAAAAATTAGCGATCGCGCTTTTGGAACCGGATGGAGAATGCCCATTGCTAAAGCCATTAATTGGTAA
- a CDS encoding NAD(P)-dependent alcohol dehydrogenase has protein sequence MKAIVIDQYGSPDVLRYQDIPTPTIKPDQVLVKIHASSINPVDWKIRQGLLQPLSGYNFPKVLGCDLSGEVVEVGEKATSWRVGDQVYTFVNPLFGGAYAEYVAVSATNLSYKPQNMTYTEAAGVPVAGLTALQGLLDLGQLRPGQRVLINGASGGVGTFAVQIATAMNAEVTGVCGTANVEIVKRLGAHTVIDYTQEDFTQQEIQYDIIFDAVGKQSFFNCEKVLKPDGIYISTLPTVDNMGATLQTLFFSNQKCKLVLAQPSRRDLDALRDLIETGKVKTIIDRTYSLSDLAEAHTYSEMGRTVGKIVITVNEGLQTINID, from the coding sequence ATGAAAGCAATTGTTATCGATCAATACGGATCACCCGATGTGCTGCGTTATCAAGATATTCCCACCCCAACGATTAAACCGGATCAAGTTTTAGTCAAAATTCATGCCAGTAGTATTAATCCTGTAGATTGGAAAATTAGGCAGGGATTATTACAACCTTTATCCGGCTACAATTTCCCCAAAGTTTTAGGCTGTGATTTATCGGGGGAAGTGGTGGAAGTGGGGGAAAAAGCAACAAGCTGGCGGGTTGGAGATCAAGTTTATACCTTCGTTAATCCCTTATTTGGAGGGGCCTATGCGGAGTATGTGGCCGTAAGTGCTACCAATCTGAGCTATAAACCCCAAAATATGACCTATACTGAAGCTGCGGGGGTTCCGGTGGCGGGTCTGACGGCGTTACAGGGGTTGTTAGATTTAGGTCAATTGCGACCGGGACAACGGGTATTAATTAATGGTGCTTCTGGTGGTGTGGGAACCTTTGCGGTGCAAATTGCGACGGCGATGAATGCGGAGGTAACGGGAGTTTGTGGGACGGCTAATGTTGAGATTGTTAAACGTTTAGGAGCCCATACTGTTATTGACTATACCCAAGAGGATTTTACTCAGCAAGAAATTCAATATGATATTATTTTTGATGCGGTGGGTAAACAGTCCTTTTTTAATTGTGAAAAAGTTCTAAAACCGGATGGAATTTATATCTCAACATTACCAACGGTTGATAATATGGGAGCGACCCTACAAACGTTATTCTTTTCTAACCAAAAATGTAAATTAGTCTTAGCTCAACCCAGTCGTCGAGATTTAGATGCTTTACGAGATTTGATCGAAACGGGTAAAGTTAAAACAATCATTGATCGAACCTATTCCTTAAGTGATTTGGCTGAAGCTCATACTTATAGTGAAATGGGGCGAACCGTTGGCAAAATTGTGATTACGGTTAATGAAGGGTTACAAACCATTAATATTGATTAG
- the remA gene encoding extracellular matrix/biofilm regulator RemA, with amino-acid sequence MDIQLINIGFGNIISANRVIAIVSPESAPIKRIITDARDRGQLVDATYGRRTRAVIITDSSHVILSAIQPETVAHRFVIAKDGNSRDD; translated from the coding sequence ATGGATATTCAGTTAATCAATATTGGTTTTGGTAATATTATCTCTGCAAATCGGGTGATTGCCATTGTTAGCCCTGAATCGGCTCCCATTAAGCGTATTATAACAGATGCACGCGATCGCGGACAGTTAGTCGATGCCACCTATGGACGTAGAACCAGAGCCGTGATTATCACTGATTCTAGCCATGTGATTCTCTCTGCCATTCAGCCAGAAACCGTTGCTCATCGGTTCGTGATAGCGAAAGACGGGAATTCCCGTGATGATTAA